The proteins below come from a single Cottoperca gobio chromosome 11, fCotGob3.1, whole genome shotgun sequence genomic window:
- the marcksl1b gene encoding MARCKS-related protein 1-B produces the protein MGSQASKGDVAAEANAAAADAATVKTNGQENGHVKSNGDVSTKPDGDAAATNGSAEAAKEPEAGAGGDAIEPAPAADGEAAKPEGEAAAKETPKKKKKKFSLKKSFNFKLNLKKTKKSEAVKEEAAAAAASPSEEKPAENGAAAPAEEKKEEVKEEAAAAAAEAPAPAPKAEEAPAKEEAPKEEAPKEEAAPAPEATKPTEESSSTPAPSEKKE, from the exons ATGGGGTCCCAGGCATCCAAGGGAGATGTGGCCGCGGAGGCGAACGCTGCTGCCGCTGATGCTGCAACTGTCAAAACCAACGGACAG gaGAATGGACATGTGAAAAGCAATGGTGATGTCTCTACAAAGCCTGATGGGGATGCTGCCGCCACCAACGGCTCAGCTGAGGCAGCCAAGGAGCCTGAAGCTGGCGCAGGAGGAGACGCTATTGAGCCAGCGCCTGCTGCAGATGGAGAGGCAGCCAAACCTGAAGGCGAGGCTGCAGCTAAGGAGACccccaagaagaagaagaagaagttctcCCTGAAGAAGTCCTTCAACTTcaaactgaatctgaagaagACCAAGAAGAGCGAGGCTGTCAAAGAGGAAGCTGCTGCGGCCGCCGCCTCCCCCTCTGAGGAGAAGCCCGCCGAGAACGGAGCTGCTGCTCCCgcagaggaaaagaaggaggaggtgaaggaggaggctGCCGCTGCTGCGGCCGAGGCCCCGGCCCCAGCCCCGAAGGCTGAGGAGGCCCCGGCTAAAGAGGAGGCCCCCAAGGAGGAGGCCCCCAAGGAGGAAGCTGCCCCGGCCCCCGAGGCCACGAAACCAACAGAGGAGAGCAGCTCGACCCCCGCCCCCTCTGAAAAGAAAGAGTGA
- the eif3i gene encoding eukaryotic translation initiation factor 3 subunit I → MKPILLQGHERSITQIKYNREGDLLFSVAKDTVTNVWYSVNGERLGTYNGHTGAVWCVDCDWDTKNVLTGSADNSCRLWDCETGKQLALLNTNSAVRTCGFDFSGNIIMFSTDKQMGYQCFLNFFDLRDPQQIEDNQPYLSLPCNDHKITSAVWGPLGEFVISGHENGEFNQFSAKSGEILKTAKEHSKQINDIQTSVDLTMFISASKDNTAKLFDSATLDHIKSFKTERPVNSAAISPIMDHVVMGGGQEAMEVTTTSTRIGKFEARFFHAAYEEEFGRVKGHFGPINCVAFHPDGKSYSSGGEDGYVRIHYFDSQYFDFELEA, encoded by the exons ATG AAACCCATCCTGCTCCAGGGCCATGAGAGGTCCATCACTCAAATCAAATACAACAGAGAGGGAGACCTGCTCTTCTCTGTAGCGAAAGACACG GTCACCAACGTGTGGTACTCTGTCAATGGCGAGAGGCTTGGCACCTACAATGGGCACACAGGAGCTGTGTGGTGTGTTGACTGTGACT GGGACACTAAAAACGTATTGACGGGATCAGCAGACAACAGCTGTCGACTGTGGGACTGCGAGACCG gtaaACAGCTGGCCCTGCTCAACACTAACTCTGCTGTCAGAACGTGCGGCTTCGACTTCAGCGGCAACATCATCATGTTCTCCACAGACAAGCAGATGGGCTACCAGTGCTTCCTGAACTTCTTTGACCTGCGGGACCCACAGCAGATTG AAGACAACCAGCCCTACCTGTCGTTACCTTGCAACGACCACAAGATTACCAGTGCCGTGTGGGGACCTCTGGGAGAGTTCGTCATCTCTGGCCATGAGAACGGAGAGTTCAACCAGTTCAGCGCCAAG TCTGGAGAGATCCTGAAGACGGCCAAGGAGCACAGCAAGCAGATCAATGACATCCAGACATCAGTGGATCTCACTATGTTCATCAGCGCCTCCAAGGACAACACTGCCAAG ctGTTTGACTCCGCTACTCTGGATCACATCAAGTCTTTCAAGACAGAGAGACCCGTTAACTCGGCTGCCATCTCCCCCATTATGGATCAT GTGGTGATGGGAGGTGGACAGGAGGCCATGGAGGTCACAACTACCTCCACCAGGATCGGCAAGTTTGAGGCCAG GTTCTTCCACGCTGCCTATGAAGAGGAGTTCggcagggtcaaaggtcatttcGGCCCCATCAACTGTGTGGCATTCCACCCTGATGGCAAGAG TTACAGCAGTGGAGGAGAAGACGGATACGTAAGGATTCATTACTTTGACTCGCAGTACTTTGACTTTGAACTGGAGGCATAA
- the hdac1 gene encoding histone deacetylase 1 isoform X2, whose amino-acid sequence MKPHRIRMTHNLLLNYGLYRKMEIYRPHKASGEEMTKYHSDDYIKFLRSIRPDNMSEYSKQMQRFNVGEDCPVFDGLFEFCQLSAGGSVAGSLKLNKQQTDIAINWAGGLHHAKKSEASGFCYVNDIVLAILELLKYHQRVLYIDIDIHHGDGVEEAFYTTDRVMTVSFHKYGEYFPGTGDLRDIGAGKGKYYAVNYPLRDGIDDESYEAIFKPIMAKVMEMYQPSAVVLQCGADSLSGDRLGCFNLTIKGHAKCVEYIKSFNLPLLMLGGGGYTIRNVARCWTYETAVALDCSIPNELPYNDYFEYFGPDFKLHISPSNMTNQNTNEYLEKIKQRLFENLRMLPHAPGVQMQAIPEDAPHPDSGDEEEEEDPNKRISIRAHDKRIACEEEFSDSEDEAEGQGGGRRNAANHKKMKRVKKEEEKEAEEKKEVKEEEKEEEKMDTSGGPKEEVKTT is encoded by the exons ATGAAACCCCACAGGATCCGCATGACGCACAACCTCCTTCTCAACTATGGACTGTACAGGAAAATGGAGATCTAT AGACCACACAAAGCCAGTGGGGAAGAGATGACTAAATACCACAGTGATGACTACATTAAGTTCCTGAGGTCCATCCGACCGGACAACATGTCTGAGTATAGCAAACAGATGCAGAGAT TCAATGTCGGCGAGGACTGTCCCGTGTTCGATGGTCTGTTTGAGTTTTGCCAGCTCTCAGCAGGTGGATCTGTCG CTGGGTCATTGAAGTTGAACAAGCAGCAGACGGACATCGCCATCAACTGGGCCGGCGGACTCCACCACGCCAAGAAGTCCGAGGCCTCAGGTTTCTGCTACGTCAACGACATCGTCCTGGCCATCCTCGAGCTGCTAAA gTACCACCAGAGGGTGTTATACATCGACATTGACATTCACCACGGTGATGGAGTGGAGGAGGCCTTCTACACCACAGACAGGGTCATGACTGTCTCTTTCCACAAGTATGGGGAATACTTCCCTGGCACTGGAGACCTTAGG GACATCGGAGCAGGAAAGGGGAAGTACTACGCAGTAAACTACCCGCTGAGAGACGGGATTGATGATGAGTCCTATGAAGCCATCTTCAAACCT atcatGGCTAAAGTCATGGAGATGTACCAGCCGAGTGCTGTTGTTCTCCAGTGTGGAGCGGATTCTCTTTCTGGAGACCGACTCGGCTGCTTCAACCTCACCATCAAAG GCCACGCCAAATGTGTGGAGTACATCAAAAGTTTCAACCTGCCCCTGCTGATGCTGGGCGGAGGAGGCTACACCATTCGCAACGTGGCCCGTTGCTGGACGTACGAAACGGCCGTCGCCTTGGACTGCTCCATCCCCAACGAGCTGCCCTACAATGATTACTTTGAGTATTTTGGGCCCGACTTCAAGCTGCATATCAGCCCGTCCAATATGACCAACCAGAACACCAACGAATACCTGGAGAAGATCAAGCAGCGTCTGTTTGAAAACCTCCGCATGCTGCCTCACGCCCCCGGTGTCCAGATGCAGGCGATCCCCGAGGACGCTCCCCACCCGGACAgcggagacgaggaggaggaggaggaccccAACAAACGCATCTCTA TCCGGGCCCACGACAAGAGGATAGCCTGTGAGGAAGAGTTTTCTGACTCCGAGGACGAGGCGGAGGGGCAGGGAGGAGGCCGGAGGAACGCAGCCAACCACAAGAAGATGAAACgagtgaagaaggaggaagagaaggaagcagaggaaaagaaag aagtgaaggaggaggagaaggaggaagagaagatggACACATCAGGGGG ACCAAAAGAAGAAGTGAAGACGACTTGA
- the hdac1 gene encoding histone deacetylase 1 isoform X1 — protein MALSQGTKKKVCYYYDGDVGNYYYGQGHPMKPHRIRMTHNLLLNYGLYRKMEIYRPHKASGEEMTKYHSDDYIKFLRSIRPDNMSEYSKQMQRFNVGEDCPVFDGLFEFCQLSAGGSVAGSLKLNKQQTDIAINWAGGLHHAKKSEASGFCYVNDIVLAILELLKYHQRVLYIDIDIHHGDGVEEAFYTTDRVMTVSFHKYGEYFPGTGDLRDIGAGKGKYYAVNYPLRDGIDDESYEAIFKPIMAKVMEMYQPSAVVLQCGADSLSGDRLGCFNLTIKGHAKCVEYIKSFNLPLLMLGGGGYTIRNVARCWTYETAVALDCSIPNELPYNDYFEYFGPDFKLHISPSNMTNQNTNEYLEKIKQRLFENLRMLPHAPGVQMQAIPEDAPHPDSGDEEEEEDPNKRISIRAHDKRIACEEEFSDSEDEAEGQGGGRRNAANHKKMKRVKKEEEKEAEEKKEVKEEEKEEEKMDTSGGPKEEVKTT, from the exons ATGGCGCTGTCTCaaggaacaaagaaaaaagtttgCTATTACTATGACG GGGACGTGGGGAACTACTACTATGGCCAGGGTCATCCCATGAAACCCCACAGGATCCGCATGACGCACAACCTCCTTCTCAACTATGGACTGTACAGGAAAATGGAGATCTAT AGACCACACAAAGCCAGTGGGGAAGAGATGACTAAATACCACAGTGATGACTACATTAAGTTCCTGAGGTCCATCCGACCGGACAACATGTCTGAGTATAGCAAACAGATGCAGAGAT TCAATGTCGGCGAGGACTGTCCCGTGTTCGATGGTCTGTTTGAGTTTTGCCAGCTCTCAGCAGGTGGATCTGTCG CTGGGTCATTGAAGTTGAACAAGCAGCAGACGGACATCGCCATCAACTGGGCCGGCGGACTCCACCACGCCAAGAAGTCCGAGGCCTCAGGTTTCTGCTACGTCAACGACATCGTCCTGGCCATCCTCGAGCTGCTAAA gTACCACCAGAGGGTGTTATACATCGACATTGACATTCACCACGGTGATGGAGTGGAGGAGGCCTTCTACACCACAGACAGGGTCATGACTGTCTCTTTCCACAAGTATGGGGAATACTTCCCTGGCACTGGAGACCTTAGG GACATCGGAGCAGGAAAGGGGAAGTACTACGCAGTAAACTACCCGCTGAGAGACGGGATTGATGATGAGTCCTATGAAGCCATCTTCAAACCT atcatGGCTAAAGTCATGGAGATGTACCAGCCGAGTGCTGTTGTTCTCCAGTGTGGAGCGGATTCTCTTTCTGGAGACCGACTCGGCTGCTTCAACCTCACCATCAAAG GCCACGCCAAATGTGTGGAGTACATCAAAAGTTTCAACCTGCCCCTGCTGATGCTGGGCGGAGGAGGCTACACCATTCGCAACGTGGCCCGTTGCTGGACGTACGAAACGGCCGTCGCCTTGGACTGCTCCATCCCCAACGAGCTGCCCTACAATGATTACTTTGAGTATTTTGGGCCCGACTTCAAGCTGCATATCAGCCCGTCCAATATGACCAACCAGAACACCAACGAATACCTGGAGAAGATCAAGCAGCGTCTGTTTGAAAACCTCCGCATGCTGCCTCACGCCCCCGGTGTCCAGATGCAGGCGATCCCCGAGGACGCTCCCCACCCGGACAgcggagacgaggaggaggaggaggaccccAACAAACGCATCTCTA TCCGGGCCCACGACAAGAGGATAGCCTGTGAGGAAGAGTTTTCTGACTCCGAGGACGAGGCGGAGGGGCAGGGAGGAGGCCGGAGGAACGCAGCCAACCACAAGAAGATGAAACgagtgaagaaggaggaagagaaggaagcagaggaaaagaaag aagtgaaggaggaggagaaggaggaagagaagatggACACATCAGGGGG ACCAAAAGAAGAAGTGAAGACGACTTGA